A genomic window from Vigna radiata var. radiata cultivar VC1973A chromosome 2, Vradiata_ver6, whole genome shotgun sequence includes:
- the LOC106753440 gene encoding uncharacterized protein LOC106753440 isoform X2, whose product MDSPNSGSMQSSSTAADEDYDSRADPSSSSSISAFLNNNPVPPPQPTTLTAHVPPFQTHVFDPLSNYLDPTQRSHSHPNASQILNLDMMWNTVARSEPDLAGLMPGSSSPSPHNNSSSQGFLLSQLGAGQSQPRGGGATNVAVSAFPTTLASESASARGGFEQNSTNTNTNTNTNVVRNPKKRSRASRRAPTTVLTTDTTNFRAMVQEFTGIPAPPFTSSPFPRTRLDLFASSNASSSALLRSASSHLEQPPSQPQTQTASYLLRPFAHKVQAQPSSIPHTNTFSPMLNTLASNNNSGSGSTSIHYQHHSLNMQNPILSLQSILGNNDSSVLLGSKSQQQRQQPSLEITPGAVDSHLKMGGLEELGLSHAHVGGHHHHHHQNMNLVTSSSDGALSRVNNNITINNNMRGPSSADWAQAQRIGGSNDEGVLRSLSGGTGTGTGTLNYRSSVSDFHGEKGAPDCAVAARSEENVQCAA is encoded by the exons ATGGATTCGCCCAACAGTGGCAGTATGCAATCCTCCAGCACCGCCGCTGATGAAGACTACGATTCACGCGCCGACCcttcctcctcttcatcaaTCTCCGCCTTCCTCAACAACAACCCCGTTCCTCCGCCGCAACCAACAACGTTAACCGCCCATGTTCCTCCCTTCCAAACCCACGTCTTCGACCCTTTATCCAATTACTTGGATCCAACACAAAGATCGCACTCACACCCCAACGCAAGCCAAATCCTTAACCTCGACATGATGTGGAACACCGTTGCCAGATCCGAACCCGATCTCGCTGGCTTGATGCCTGGCTCTTCTTCACCCTCCCCGcacaacaacagcagcagccAAGGTTTCCTGTTATCTCAACTGGGAGCAGGTCAAAGTCAACCACGCGGAGGAGGAGCCACTAACGTTGCTGTTTCTGCTTTTCCCACCACTCTCGCTTCGGAAAGTGCTTCTGCACGAGGAGGATTTGAACAAAACAGTACTAACACTAAcaccaacaccaacaccaaCGTGGTTCGAAACCCGAAGAAGAGGTCGAGAGCTTCTAGGCGTGCACCAACTACTGTGCTCACTACGGACACCACAAATTTCCGAGCCATGGTTCAGGAATTTACTGGCATCCCAGCTCCTCCTTTCACTTCCTCACCCTTCCCGAGAACCAGGTTGGATCTCTTTGCTTCTTCTAATGCATCTTCCTCCGCGTTACTAAGATCCGCTTCCTCTCATTTAGAACAACCTCCTTCACAGCCGCAAACACAAACCGCGTCTTATCTTCTCCGCCCCTTTGCACACAAAGTCCAAGCTCAACCCTCTTCAATCCCACACACCAATACTTTTTCTCCCATGTTGAACACCTTGGCTTCTAACAACAATTCGGGTTCCGGTTCCACCTCCATTCACTATCAGCACCACTCTCTAAACATGCAAAACCCAATTCTCAGCCTCCAATCCATTCTCGGGAACAACGACTCTTCTGTTCTTCTCGGTTCTAAATCACAACAACAACGACAACAACCCTCCTTGGAAATCACGCCCGGTGCTGTGGACTCGCACCTCAAGATGGGTGGCTTGGAAGAACTGGGATTGAGCCATGCGCACGTCGGTggtcatcatcaccatcatcatcaaaacatgAACTTGGTTACTTCTTCATCAGATGGAGCATTGTCGAGGGTCAACAACAACATAACCATAAACAACAACATGCGTGGTCCTTCCTCGGCAGACTGGGCCCAGGCCCAAAGAATTGGCGGCAGCAATGATGAAGGGGTTTTGAGGTCTCTGAGTGGAGGCACTGGCACTGGCACTGGCACCTTAAACTACAGAAGCAGTGTTTCGGATTTTCATGGAGAGAAGGGAGCACCGGATTGTGCTGTGGCTGCAAGAAGCGAAG AGAATGTACAATGTGCAGCATAG
- the LOC106776677 gene encoding uncharacterized protein LOC106776677 → MAPLLYLGCRRLLLLSLLFFLFVSLCFNVSSESHPRSKPLSNGIARRMFELEEEKQEFQQPLKKKATKNKTSLINPTDSSKNQTKTVKSSYLNSSKNQTKIKTKTNTALITDTEVVVKKLNSTTLKSKKLNSTSTKKPSSLDLAKTTVIGGKNKTTKATATKDKEASKKTKLDETESGKKSGGGKKKESQPSWVLEDEFDDDFVSEFRDLPKKFQQTLIPDLERISTTSKAYITKANKEMTKGFKPYVGNKYAPTIATLLSCAFALIPLLLASLLFNKIKAYFSLQKLLIFIQAYLAIYFSILCLSSFITGVEPLRFFYSTSRSTYLCLQVLQTLAYVLYLLLLVMYLVLVFSTDSGLGSKFLGLAQTFVGFSVGLHYYMTVFHRVVLKQPPKTNWKIHAIYATCFCLISVIAGADRRKKTYMEEGGEEGKKN, encoded by the coding sequence ATGGCTCCACTATTGTACCTTGGTTGCAGAAGGCTGCTCctcctctctcttcttttcttcctttttgtttCTCTGTGTTTTAATGTTTCCTCGGAATCTCATCCTCGTAGCAAACCCTTGTCCAATGGCATCGCAAGGAGAATGTTTGAGCTGgaggaagaaaaacaagagTTCCAGCAACCCCTCAAAAAGAAAGCCACCAAAAACAAAACCTCCTTGATCAACCCCACTGATTCCTccaaaaaccaaaccaaaaccGTCAAATCCAGTTACCTCAATTCCTccaaaaatcaaaccaaaatcaaaaccaaaaccaataCCGCCCTCATCACCGACACCGAGGTTGTCGTGAAGAAACTCAACTCCACCACCTTAAAGTCCAAGAAGCTGAATTCGACTTCCACCAAGAAACCGTCTTCATTGGATCTCGCGAAAACGACTGTGATTGGCGGCAAGAACAAAACCACAAAAGCCACCGCCACAAAAGACAAGGAAGCGAGTAAAAAGACGAAGCTGGATGAGACGGAATCCGGCAAGAAAAGTGGTGGCGGTAAGAAGAAAGAATCGCAACCGAGTTGGGTGCTGGAAGACGAGTTTGACGATGATTTTGTTTCGGAGTTCAGGGATCTGCCGAAGAAGTTCCAACAAACACTGATCCCTGACCTGGAACGAATCTCCACAACTTCGAAAGCTTACATCACGAAAGCCAACAAAGAGATGACGAAAGGATTCAAACCCTACGTCGGAAACAAGTACGCACCCACCATTGCCACTTTACTCTCCTGCGCGTTCGCTTTGATCCCTTTGCTATTGGCCTCTCTCCtcttcaacaaaatcaaagcCTATTTCTCACTGCAAAAACTCTTAATCTTCATCCAAGCATATCTCGCCATCTACTTCTCCATTCTCTGTCTCTCTTCCTTCATCACCGGCGTTGAACCTCTCAGGTTTTTCTACTCTACTTCGCGCTCCACCTATCTCTGCTTGCAGGTTCTCCAAACTCTCGCTTACGTCCTCTACCTTTTGCTCCTCGTAATGTACCTTGTTTTGGTCTTCTCCACTGATTCCGGGCTGGGCTCCAAGTTTCTGGGCCTGGCCCAAACCTTCGTGGGCTTCTCCGTCGGGTTGCACTACTACATGACGGTGTTTCACAGAGTGGTACTGAAGCAACCGCCCAAGACCAATTGGAAGATTCACGCCATTTACGCTACGTGTTTTTGCCTCATTTCTGTTATTGCCGGAGCTGATAGAAGAAAGAAGACCTACATGGAAGAAGGCGGAGAAGAGGgcaagaaaaattga
- the LOC106755566 gene encoding PLAT domain-containing protein 3, with protein MAIPTRLLPLLLSLLSLCFVSTVRSDGDCVYSVYIRTGSTINGGTDSIIGLKVYDALGNGIYITNLEAWGGLMEPGHNYYERGNLDIFSGRGPCLDQPVCAINLTSDGSGPHHGWYVNYVEVTSAGVHAACSSSQFTVEEWLATDRSPYQLWTVRNNCPNVLSEARSKAHFTDVVSSRNGPGSGSSVSALKRSRAAM; from the exons ATGGCAATCCCAACGCGCCTCCTCCCTCTCCTCCTTTCTCTACTCTCGCTATGCTTCGTCTCAACCGTTAGATCG GACGGAGATTGTGTCTACTCGGTTTATATTCGGACCGGCTCCACCATAAACGGAGGAACCGATTCAATAATTGGACTCAAGGTCTACGACGCGCTCGGCAACGGTATATACATCACCAATCTCGAGGCCTGGGGCGGGTTAATGGAGCCGGGTCACAACTACTACGAGCGGGGCAATCTCGACATTTTCAGCGGTAGAGGCCCATGCTTGGACCAGCCCGTTTGCGCCATCAATTTAACTTCGGACGGGTCGGGGCCCCATCATGGTTGGTACGTTAACTACGTCGAGGTCACTTCCGCTGGAGTCCACGCGGCCTGCTCTAGTTCGCAGTTCACGGTGGAGGAGTGGCTTGCAACCGACAGGTCGCCTTATCAGCTCTGGACCGTAAGGAACAACTGCCCAAACGTCTTGAGTGAGGCCCGTTCTAAAGCCCATTTCACCGATGTCGTCAGCTCTCGAAATGGGCCTGGGTCTGGTTCCTCTGTTTCGGCCCTGAAACGTTCGCGGGCCGCTATGTAG
- the LOC106753440 gene encoding uncharacterized protein LOC106753440 isoform X1, with protein MDSPNSGSMQSSSTAADEDYDSRADPSSSSSISAFLNNNPVPPPQPTTLTAHVPPFQTHVFDPLSNYLDPTQRSHSHPNASQILNLDMMWNTVARSEPDLAGLMPGSSSPSPHNNSSSQGFLLSQLGAGQSQPRGGGATNVAVSAFPTTLASESASARGGFEQNSTNTNTNTNTNVVRNPKKRSRASRRAPTTVLTTDTTNFRAMVQEFTGIPAPPFTSSPFPRTRLDLFASSNASSSALLRSASSHLEQPPSQPQTQTASYLLRPFAHKVQAQPSSIPHTNTFSPMLNTLASNNNSGSGSTSIHYQHHSLNMQNPILSLQSILGNNDSSVLLGSKSQQQRQQPSLEITPGAVDSHLKMGGLEELGLSHAHVGGHHHHHHQNMNLVTSSSDGALSRVNNNITINNNMRGPSSADWAQAQRIGGSNDEGVLRSLSGGTGTGTGTLNYRSSVSDFHGEKGAPDCAVAARSEAIYIYTRKNPGEVSIVWTFVP; from the exons ATGGATTCGCCCAACAGTGGCAGTATGCAATCCTCCAGCACCGCCGCTGATGAAGACTACGATTCACGCGCCGACCcttcctcctcttcatcaaTCTCCGCCTTCCTCAACAACAACCCCGTTCCTCCGCCGCAACCAACAACGTTAACCGCCCATGTTCCTCCCTTCCAAACCCACGTCTTCGACCCTTTATCCAATTACTTGGATCCAACACAAAGATCGCACTCACACCCCAACGCAAGCCAAATCCTTAACCTCGACATGATGTGGAACACCGTTGCCAGATCCGAACCCGATCTCGCTGGCTTGATGCCTGGCTCTTCTTCACCCTCCCCGcacaacaacagcagcagccAAGGTTTCCTGTTATCTCAACTGGGAGCAGGTCAAAGTCAACCACGCGGAGGAGGAGCCACTAACGTTGCTGTTTCTGCTTTTCCCACCACTCTCGCTTCGGAAAGTGCTTCTGCACGAGGAGGATTTGAACAAAACAGTACTAACACTAAcaccaacaccaacaccaaCGTGGTTCGAAACCCGAAGAAGAGGTCGAGAGCTTCTAGGCGTGCACCAACTACTGTGCTCACTACGGACACCACAAATTTCCGAGCCATGGTTCAGGAATTTACTGGCATCCCAGCTCCTCCTTTCACTTCCTCACCCTTCCCGAGAACCAGGTTGGATCTCTTTGCTTCTTCTAATGCATCTTCCTCCGCGTTACTAAGATCCGCTTCCTCTCATTTAGAACAACCTCCTTCACAGCCGCAAACACAAACCGCGTCTTATCTTCTCCGCCCCTTTGCACACAAAGTCCAAGCTCAACCCTCTTCAATCCCACACACCAATACTTTTTCTCCCATGTTGAACACCTTGGCTTCTAACAACAATTCGGGTTCCGGTTCCACCTCCATTCACTATCAGCACCACTCTCTAAACATGCAAAACCCAATTCTCAGCCTCCAATCCATTCTCGGGAACAACGACTCTTCTGTTCTTCTCGGTTCTAAATCACAACAACAACGACAACAACCCTCCTTGGAAATCACGCCCGGTGCTGTGGACTCGCACCTCAAGATGGGTGGCTTGGAAGAACTGGGATTGAGCCATGCGCACGTCGGTggtcatcatcaccatcatcatcaaaacatgAACTTGGTTACTTCTTCATCAGATGGAGCATTGTCGAGGGTCAACAACAACATAACCATAAACAACAACATGCGTGGTCCTTCCTCGGCAGACTGGGCCCAGGCCCAAAGAATTGGCGGCAGCAATGATGAAGGGGTTTTGAGGTCTCTGAGTGGAGGCACTGGCACTGGCACTGGCACCTTAAACTACAGAAGCAGTGTTTCGGATTTTCATGGAGAGAAGGGAGCACCGGATTGTGCTGTGGCTGCAAGAAGCGAAG ccatatatatatacacacgaAAGAATCCTGGAGAGGTTTCGATCGTTTGGACGTTTGTTCCATAA
- the LOC106754128 gene encoding probable trehalose-phosphate phosphatase J, producing MTQQNVVVSDTKSGVSLTVFPTPAQKKPPAAPGGYISISRRRVLKNLEINGDQRINAWVESMRASSPTHLKSAPSFSQEQNSWILHHPSALDMFDQIIDASKGKQIVMFLDYDGTLSPIVEDPDRAFMSHSMRKTVRKLARCFPTAIVTGRCKDKVYNFVQLAELYYAGSHGMDIKGPTRSSKYNKDSKAEAILFQPASDFLPMIDEVYQQLVEKTKSTPGAMVENNKFCLSVHFRCVDEKKWSDLARQVKSVLKDYPKLRLTQGRKVLEIRPTIKWDKGKALEFLLESLGLANCSDVFPVYIGDDRSDEDAFKKLRDRGQGFGILVSKFPKDTSASYSLQEPNEVMSFLQRLVEWKHMSQRARSRV from the exons ATGACGCAGCAGAATGTGGTAGTGTCTGACACCAAATCTGGAGTTTCCCTAACAGTTTTTCCAACACCTGCACAAAAAAAGCCACCGGCAGCACCAGGAGGGTACATTTCTATTTCAAGGAGGAGGGTTTTGAAGAACCTTGAAATCAATGGAGAccaaagaatcaatgcatggGTTGAGTCCATGAGAGCCTCATCTCCTACCCATCTTAAATCCGCACCTTCTTTCTCTCAGGAGCAAAACTCTTGGATT CTTCACCATCCCTCCGCATTAGACATGTTTGACCAAATTATTGATGCGTCAAAGGGAAAACAAATTGTCATGTTCCTCGACTATGATGGCACTCTTTCCCCAATTGTTGAAGATCCTGACCGTGCTTTCATGTCTCACTCG ATGAGGAAAACAGTGAGGAAACTTGCTAGGTGTTTTCCTACTGCCATAGTGACCGGAAGATGCAAAGACAAG GTATACAATTTTGTTCAGTTGGCAGAGCTATATTATGCAGGAAGCCATGGCATGGATATTAAAGGGCCAACAAGAAGCTCCAAATACAACAAA GATAGCAAAGCTGAGGCAATTCTTTTTCAACCTGCCAGCGATTTTCTTCCCATGATAGATGAG GTGTACCAACAATTGGTTGAGAAGACCAAATCAACTCCTGGAGCCATGGTTGAGAACAACAAATTCTGCCTCTCTGTTCATTTTCGTTGTGTTGATGAAAAG AAATGGAGTGACCTGGCACGCCAAGTGAAATCAGTTTTAAAGGACTACCCGAAGCTCCGACTTACCCAAGGAAGAAAG GTGCTAGAGATTCGTCCGACTATTAAATGGGACAAAGGGAAGGCCCTGGAATTTTTATTAGAGTCCCTTG GTTTGGCCAATTGCAGTGATGTATTTCCTGTTTATATTGGCGATGATCGATCAGATGAAGATGCTTTCAAG AAATTGAGAGACAGAGGACAAGGTTTTGGTATTCTTGTCTCCAAATTTCCAAAAGACACAAGTGCATCTTACTCTTTACAAGAACCAAACGAG GTGATGAGCTTTCTTCAACGCTTGGTGGAGTGGAAACATATGTCCCAACGAGCACGTTCCCGGGTGTAA